From Mustela nigripes isolate SB6536 chromosome 13, MUSNIG.SB6536, whole genome shotgun sequence, one genomic window encodes:
- the LOC131998836 gene encoding mitotic checkpoint serine/threonine-protein kinase BUB1-like: MDNPENVFQMFEAHMQSYKGDDPLGEWESYMQWVEENFPENKEYLTTLLEHLMKEFLDKKKYHNDPRFINCCLKFAQYNSDLHQFFEFLYNHGIGTLSSPLYVAWAGHLEGQGELQHASAVLRRGLQNQAEPRELLQQHYRLFQARLTETHLPTQARTSEPLHNAQILNQMMTSKSNPGNNSACMSKNQGSEVSGVVSTVGDKESKKEQRVIVISKSEYSAQASSAARADIQQVVMYCKEKLIRGESEFSFEELRAQKYNQRRKHEQWVNEDRRYMKRKEANAFEEQLLKQKMDELHKKLHQVVETFQENLPVFQERSEFNPACMGPSVSSQEDLRAPSLPAINHQTSKNMGEKPRETTPVVPPMANAITATLVSPAISQSVSPPGPLSAQSDTDSMFAVTRKDDRCVTKSTHEFKPQSEAEIKEGSETHKVVNTGFFHTTPNTSLGMVQATPSRVQPSPTVHTKEALGFIMNMFQAPTLPDISDDKDEWPSLDQNEDAFQAQFQKNARSSGAWGVNKIISSLTSTFPVFEDGNKENYGLPQPKNKPTGARTFEERSVSRFPSKPNEVPHAEEFLDDSTVWGVCCNRTLAPSPKSPGHFTAAAQLASTPFHKPPVDTGPSLEDKENVVAKEYVHVTLDSCEENMGEPSKDRKFSSIQEKTPEPAFPADISSASLLRGSQPAAGGVLASEVAQSLEACKLTDTNLTVTEDPPGAGAGHQAEWTQTSSFENVNASNLTVENPWDDTLILKLLSGLSKPVRSYPNTYEWQCKLPAIKPKTEFQLGSLLVYVDHLLGEGAFAQVYEVTHGEVNDIKNKQKFVLKVQKPANPWEFYIGTQLMERLKPSMRHMFIKFYSAHFFQNGSVLVGDLYSYGTLLNAINLYKNTPEKVMPQALVLSFAIRMLCMIQQVHDCEIIHGDIKPDNFILGNRFLEQDGDDDDVSAGLALIDLGQSIDMKLFPKGTTFTAKYETSGFQCIKMLSNKPWNYQIDYFGVAATVYCMLFGTYMKVRNEGGVWKPEGLFRRLPHLDMWSEFFHIMLNIPDCHHLPSLDLLRQKLKKIFQQHYTNKIKTLRNRLIILLLEYKRSRK; this comes from the coding sequence ATGGATAACCCGGAAAATGTCTTTCAAATGTTTGAAGCCCATATGCAGAGCTACAAGGGCGATGACCCACTTGGTGAATGGGAAAGTTACATGCAGTGGGTAGAAGAGAACTTTCCTGAAAATAAGGAATACTTGACAACTTTATTAGAACATTTAATGAAAGAGTTTTTGGATAAGAAGAAATACCACAATGACCCAAGATTCATAAATTGCTGTTTAAAATTTGCTCAGTACAACAGTGATCTTCATCAGTTCTTTGAGTTTCTTTACAACCACGGGATTGGAACCTTGTCATCTCCTCTCTACGTAGCCTGGGCAGGGCATCTGGAAGGCCAGGGAGAGCTGCAGCATGCCAGCGCTGTTCTTCGGAGAGGACTTCAAAACCAGGCCGAACCAAGAGAGCTGCTGCAACAACACTACAGGTTATTCCAGGCACGCCTCACTGAAACGCATTTGCCAACTCAAGCTAGGACTTCAGAACCTCTCCATAATGCTCAGATTTTAAACCAAATGATGACTTCAAAATCAAATCCAGGAAATAACTCAGCTTGCATGTCTAAGAATCAGGGTTCAGAAGTTTCTGGGGTAGTATCTACAGTTGGTGATAAAGAgtcaaaaaaggaacaaagggtGATCGTGATTTCTAAATCAGAATATTCTGCACAAGCATCTTCAGCAGCTAGAGCTGACATTCAGCAGGTTGTCATGTATTGCAAGGAGAAGCTTATTCGCGGAGAATCAGAGTTTTCCTTTGAAgagctgagagcccagaaatacaatCAACGGAGAAAGCATGAACAGTGGGTGAATGAAGATAGACgttatatgaaaagaaaagaagcaaatgcTTTTGAAGAACAACTATTAAAACAGAAGATGGATGAACTGCATAAGAAGTTGCATCAGGTGGTGGAGACATTCCAGGAGAACTTGCCTGTTTTCCAGGAAAGGTCTGAGTTTAATCCAGCATGTATGGGACCAAGTGTAAGCTCCCAGGAGGACCTGAGAGCCCCGTCTCTTCCAGCTATCAATCATCAGACCTCAAAGAACATGGGAGAGAAACCCAGAGAGACAACTCCTGTTGTTCCTCCTATGGCAAATGCTATCACTGCCACTTTGGTGTCCCCGGCCATCAGTCAGAGTGTATCTCCTCCTGGTCCTTTGTCAGCCCAGTCAGACACAGACTCCATGTTTGCAGTGACCAGAAAAGATGACAGATGTGTGACTAAAAGTACTCATGAATTCAAGCCACAGAGTGAAGCCGAGATAAAAGAAGGATCTGAAACACATAAGGTTGTTAACACAGGCTTTTTTCACACAACTCCAAACACATCGTTGGGAATGGTTCAGGCGACCCCATCCAGGGTGCAGCCGTCACCCACCGTGCACACAAAGGAAGCATTAGGTTTCATCATGAATATGTTTCAGGCTCCTACACTTCCTGATATTTCTGATGACAAAGATGAATGGCCATCTCTAGACCAAAATGAAGATGCTTTTCAGGCCCAGTTTCAAAAAAATGCAAGGTCTTCTGGGGCTTGGGGAGTCAATAAGATCATCTCTTCTTTGACATCTACTTTTCCTGTGTTCgaagatggaaacaaagaaaattatggaTTACCACAGCCTAAAAATAAACCTACAGGAGCCAGGACATTTGAAGAACGCTCTGTAAGCAGATTTCCTTCAAAACCCAATGAAGTACCTCACGCTGAAGAGTTTTTGGATGACTCAACCGTCTGGGGTGTCTGCTGCAATAGAACCCTGGCGCCCAGTCCGAAGAGCCCAGGACACTTCACGGCTGCCGCACAGCTTGCATCCACACCTTTCCACAAACCACCCGTGGACACAGGGCCTTCTCTggaggataaagaaaatgtggttgcAAAAGAGTACGTCCATGTGACTCTGGATTCTTGTGAAGAAAACATGGGAGAACCCTCAAAAGACAGAAAGTTCAGCTCAATTCAAGAGAAAACCCCAGAACCAGCATTCCCTGCAGACATATCTTCAGCATCCTTGCTCCGTGGGAGCCAGCCTGCAGCAGGTGGTGTGCTGGCCAGTGAGGTGGCACAGAGCCTCGAGGCTTGTAAACTCACAGACACTAACCTCACCGTCACAGAAGATCCACCCGGCGCTGGTGCCGGGCACCAAGCAGAATGGACGCAGACTAGTTCATTTGAGAATGTCAACGCTTCAAACTTGACTGTTGAGAATCCATGGGATGATACATTGATTCTCAAACTTTTATCTGGGCTTTCTAAGCCAGTGAGATCCTATCCAAATACTTATGAATGGCAGTGTAAACTTCCAGCCATCAAGCCCAAGACTGAGTTTCAACTGGGTTCCTTGCTGGTCTATGTTGATCACCTTCTTGGAGAAGGGGCCTTTGCCCAGGTCTATGAAGTTACCCATGGAGAGGTGAATGAtatcaaaaataaacagaaattcgTTTTAAAGGTCCAAAAGCCCGCCAACCCCTGGGAGTTCTACATCGGGACCCAGCTGATGGAGAGACTGAAGCCAAGCATGCGACACATGTTCATCAAATTCTATTCCGCCCACTTCTTCCAGAACGGCAGTGTATTAGTAGGGGATCTCTACAGCTATGGCACGTTGCTAAATGCTATTAACCTCTATAAAAACACCCCAGAAAAAGTGATGCCACAAGCTCTGGTCCTGTCCTTCGCGATCAGAATGCTCTGCATGATTCAGCAAGTGCACGACTGTGAGATAATTCACGGAGACATTAAGCCCGACAATTTCATACTGGGAAACAGATTTTTGGAACAGGATGGTGATGACGATGATGTATCTGCTGGCTTGGCGCTGATTGACCTGGGTCAGAGTATAGACATGAAACTTTTTCCTAAAGGAACTACATTTACAGCAAAGTATGAGACCTCTGGTTTTCAGTGTATCAAGATGCTCAGCAACAAGCCATGGAACTACCAGATTGACTACTTCGGAGTTGCTGCAACAGTGTACTGCATGCTTTTCGGCACTTACATGAAAGTGAGAAATGAAGGAGGTGTCTGGAAGCCGGAAGGTCTTTTTAGGAGGCTGCCTCATCTGGACATGTGGAGTGAGTTCTTTCACATCATGTTGAATATTCCCGATTGTCATCATCTTCCGTCTTTGGATTTGTTAagacaaaaactgaagaaaatatttcaacaacACTATACAAACAAGATTAAGACCCTACGTAACAGGCTGATCATACTGCTCTTAGAATATAAGCGTTCTCGAAAATAA